One Desulfurellaceae bacterium genomic region harbors:
- a CDS encoding molybdopterin-dependent oxidoreductase, translating to MSEPSPARTALHWGGYDPEVRDGRLVALHPIPQDPDPSPLGRSYVTSVDDELRIRQPMIRAGWFEHEPGRGRRGAEPFVAVDWDRALDVVAGELTRVRQTYGNRAIYGGSYGWGSAGAFHFPAAQLQRFLGLFGGFVRSVNTYSTAAGDVIMPYVAGNFFRFLIDQASWPTIAAHSELVVMFGGVPLKNTQISYGGVVRHRTADGLRACQRAGVEFVYVGPVKDDAADFLGAEWLTPRPNTDVALMLGLAHTLIAEGLHDADFLARCCVGFEKFRPYLMGDTDGQAKDADWAASMTGIKAQTIRRLARRMAAKRTLITASWSLQRADHGEQPFWMLVSLAAILGQIGLPGGGFGYGYGSVSTVGAHTNRLNWAVLDRGTNPVEEIIPVARIADMLLNPGDLFAYNGEHYLYPDIRLVYWAGGNVFHHHQDLNRLLRAWQKPETIIVHEPWWTPMARHADVVLPATTPLERNDMVSTPRDGFLLANKRALAPIGEARSDHAIFAAVAERLGFAERFTEGRDERGWLRHLYGISQRRAAERGVRMPEFDEFWEAGLFELPAPNPAPPFLAAFRADPWTHPLTTPSGKIELWSARIASYGYDDCPPHPVWLEPAEWLGSERAKRYPLHLVSNQPATRLHSQLDQGVVSQEAKVAGREPVWINPDDAARRGIRDGTVVRVFNDRGQCLAGAVVTPRVQPSVVQLATGAWYDPLEPGVPGTLEKHGNPNVLTLDKGTSQLAQGSSAHTALVEVEAYQGVPPPVAVFTPPVVKPRL from the coding sequence ATGTCCGAGCCGTCTCCGGCCCGAACCGCCCTGCACTGGGGGGGCTATGATCCCGAGGTGCGGGATGGGCGTCTTGTCGCCCTGCATCCTATCCCGCAGGATCCCGATCCCTCTCCGCTCGGCCGCTCGTACGTGACAAGCGTTGACGATGAGCTGCGCATCCGCCAGCCGATGATCCGGGCCGGTTGGTTTGAGCACGAGCCCGGCCGTGGCAGGCGAGGCGCCGAGCCGTTTGTCGCTGTGGACTGGGACCGAGCGCTCGACGTGGTGGCGGGCGAGCTGACCCGGGTCCGCCAGACCTACGGCAATCGGGCCATCTATGGTGGCTCCTACGGCTGGGGCAGTGCGGGTGCGTTCCACTTTCCGGCCGCTCAGCTCCAGCGCTTTCTCGGTCTGTTCGGCGGCTTTGTCCGCTCGGTGAACACCTATAGTACGGCGGCCGGCGATGTCATCATGCCGTATGTGGCGGGCAACTTCTTCCGCTTTCTGATTGACCAGGCGTCGTGGCCGACCATTGCCGCCCACTCAGAACTTGTTGTGATGTTTGGCGGGGTGCCGCTGAAGAATACCCAGATCAGCTACGGCGGAGTGGTGCGTCACCGAACCGCCGACGGTCTGCGGGCGTGTCAACGGGCGGGCGTCGAGTTCGTGTATGTGGGGCCGGTCAAAGACGACGCGGCCGATTTTCTGGGAGCCGAGTGGCTCACCCCGCGTCCGAATACGGATGTGGCCCTGATGCTGGGCTTGGCCCACACCCTGATCGCCGAGGGGCTGCACGATGCGGATTTTCTGGCCCGTTGCTGTGTCGGGTTTGAAAAGTTTCGGCCCTATCTGATGGGGGACACCGACGGTCAGGCCAAAGACGCCGACTGGGCGGCTTCCATGACCGGGATCAAGGCCCAGACGATCCGGAGGCTGGCACGTCGTATGGCGGCCAAGCGGACGCTGATCACGGCCTCGTGGTCGCTCCAGCGGGCGGATCACGGTGAGCAGCCGTTCTGGATGCTGGTCAGCCTAGCCGCCATCCTGGGCCAGATCGGTCTGCCGGGCGGTGGATTCGGCTATGGATACGGCTCGGTCTCTACCGTTGGGGCGCACACCAATCGGCTCAACTGGGCGGTGCTGGATCGGGGCACGAATCCGGTCGAGGAGATTATCCCGGTCGCCCGTATCGCCGACATGCTGCTGAACCCCGGCGACCTGTTCGCCTATAATGGCGAGCACTATCTCTACCCCGATATTCGGCTCGTTTACTGGGCTGGGGGCAATGTGTTCCATCACCACCAGGATCTGAACCGGCTGCTGCGGGCCTGGCAGAAGCCGGAGACGATTATCGTCCATGAGCCGTGGTGGACGCCGATGGCGCGGCACGCGGATGTCGTCCTGCCGGCGACCACCCCGCTTGAGCGCAACGATATGGTCAGCACCCCTCGAGACGGCTTTCTGCTGGCCAATAAACGGGCTCTGGCACCGATTGGCGAGGCGCGTAGCGACCATGCGATTTTCGCTGCGGTGGCCGAGCGGCTGGGCTTTGCCGAGCGTTTCACCGAGGGGCGGGACGAGAGGGGCTGGCTGCGTCACCTGTACGGCATCTCACAGCGTCGTGCGGCTGAGCGGGGGGTGCGCATGCCGGAGTTTGACGAGTTCTGGGAGGCGGGTCTGTTTGAGCTGCCCGCTCCGAATCCTGCCCCGCCTTTTCTGGCCGCCTTCCGTGCCGACCCCTGGACGCATCCGTTGACAACGCCGTCGGGAAAAATCGAACTCTGGTCGGCGCGGATCGCCTCCTACGGTTATGACGACTGTCCGCCCCATCCGGTCTGGCTGGAACCGGCCGAGTGGCTGGGGAGCGAGCGGGCCAAACGCTACCCCCTGCATCTGGTCTCGAACCAGCCGGCCACCCGCCTGCACAGCCAGCTCGACCAGGGCGTTGTCAGTCAGGAGGCCAAGGTCGCCGGGCGTGAGCCGGTCTGGATCAACCCTGACGATGCGGCCCGACGCGGGATCCGCGATGGGACGGTGGTCCGGGTGTTCAACGACCGCGGTCAGTGCCTGGCCGGGGCGGTGGTCACGCCCAGGGTCCAGCCGTCGGTCGTCCAACTCGCAACCGGAGCCTGGTACGACCCCTTGGAGCCCGGGGTT